In Phaeodactylum tricornutum CCAP 1055/1 chromosome 10, whole genome shotgun sequence, a single genomic region encodes these proteins:
- a CDS encoding predicted protein — MSPALENQETLGQPSVKEKHESAADKRQDPELTVVIEDLLEQMQEKFNHMGGSIMGKMDEMGTRMDELERSIGQLMEQTGLENPTTTPALHRNSPTAKENSEVSAPASSVEI; from the exons ATGTCGCCCGCTTTAGAGAATCAAGAGACGTTGGGGCAACCATCGGTAAAAGAGAAACATGAAAGTGCCGCTGACAAACGCCAAGACCCAGAGCTTACTGTAGTAATCGAGGACTTGCTGGAACAGATG CAAGAGAAGTTCAATCACATGGGAGGTTCAATTATGGGGAAAATGGACGAAATGGGCACACGCATGGACGAATTGGAACGTAGCATTGGACAGCTTATGGAACAGACTGGACTGGAGAACCCCACCACTACTCCAGCGCTGCATCGGAACTCTCCCACAGCAAAAGAGAACAGTGAAGTTTCTGCACCTGCGAGCTCAGTAGAGATCTAA
- a CDS encoding predicted protein yields MPEHSLPLEEQVDRQHSCTIFYNVYTAEGHMRPALTIIRRQLHQIASSLVEVFGQAARKIPLKINTIGYNVSTRSIMSACRSHTGLKCQHLDHFLDGNFEDVTLSAIHDHCQTQADNHVVVYVHSKGTYHPSEKNNIWRDLMTNAVLSKGCLELGRGYQNNTESSCNVCGFLFQPIWTFMFPGNMWSAQCGYVRKLKHPRLFKANMDFIADDALDLMQHGHFTMNLAPPLPVDIGRLGQGRHADEHWIGSHPSIFPCDVAPNSNLWKWVSPPPEGFVPGHAPPIRWSPAPRYSIFGEWGFYRDENESQTKRMLRTPEWRSREYFLLPGFLWKWLRWYNEVPPPNSFVWKWFPDGEMWLERSRQLNAEQLLTYISGALDSPLPTVATFESSVTNIRPPLVYFMHIDLPAKEDNQNRIVQQQLAYLSSSFKTNTTIFVYTSGGLSSLDTTVLESWCRLQHQLNCKHVQHYPAALDIITQTRVQDFCRLHETFQVAFLSGPSIPIQSLDALHACWEDHRASGEEESSCDVCLSNSGLENHDRMLWISQCSFVKDLIASTEHAAAMSSRKMRKEIKIGKYWVVSKRPNTTGAARVCSSG; encoded by the coding sequence ATGCCGGAACACTCATTACCGTTGGAAGAACAGGTAGATAGACAGCACTCGTGTACTATCTTCTACAATGTATACACTGCAGAAGGCCATATGAGGCCAGCCCTCACAATTATCCGCAGGCAATTGCACCAAATCGCATCGTCTTTGGTGGAGGTGTTCGGCCAAGCAGCGCGAAAGATTCCTCTCAAAATCAATACGATTGGATATAATGTGAGCACTCGAAGCATTATGAGTGCGTGTCGGAGCCATACCGGACTGAAGTGTCAACACTTAGACCATTTTTTAGACGGAAATTTCGAGGATGTGACGCTTAGTGCTATACATGATCACTGCCAGACGCAGGCTGATAATCATGTTGTCGTGTACGTGCACTCCAAAGGCACTTACCACCCTTCCGAAAAGAATAACATTTGGCGTGACCTTATGACCAATGCAGTCCTCAGTAAGGGCTGCTTGGAATTAGGTCGCGGCTACCAGAATAATACGGAGAGCAGCTGCAATGTTTGTGGGTTTTTGTTTCAACCAATCTGGACGTTCATGTTTCCGGGAAATATGTGGAGCGCACAATGCGGATATGTCCGAAAGCTAAAGCATCCTAGGCTTTTCAAAGCAAACATGGACTTTATTGCAGATGATGCCTTAGACTTGATGCAGCACGGCCACTTTACCATGAATTTGGCGCCACCTTTGCCCGTGGATATTGGTCGCCTCGGTCAAGGAAGGCATGCGGATGAGCATTGGATCGGATCCCATCCTTCTATCTTTCCTTGTGATGTTGCACCAAACTCGAATTTATGGAAATGGGTGTCGCCGCCTCCCGAGGGTTTCGTGCCTGGACACGCTCCTCCGATAAGATGGTCTCCTGCGCCTAGGTACAGTATTTTTGGAGAGTGGGGTTTCTATCGAGACGAAAACGAATCGCAAACCAAGCGAATGCTCCGCACGCCGGAGTGGCGCTCAAGGGAATATTTCCTACTTCCTGGCTTTCTCTGGAAATGGCTTCGCTGGTACAACGAAGTGCCTCCGCCAAATTCGTTTGTCTGGAAGTGGTTTCCTGATGGAGAAATGTGGCTTGAGCGCTCTCGACAATTAAATGCTGAACAATTGCTTACCTATATTTCAGGAGCTCTCGACAGTCCTCTTCCGACAGTCGCCACTTTCGAGTCTTCGGTGACAAATATTCGTCCGCCTCTTGTGTACTTCATGCACATCGATTTGCCGGCAAAAGAAGATAATCAAAACCGGATTGTGCAACAGCAACTTGCCTATTTGAGTTCATCTTTCAAAACGAATACAACAATTTTCGTGTACACCAGCGGAGGTCTTTCATCATTGGATACAACAGTGTTAGAAAGCTGGTGTAGGTTACAACATCAGCTGAACTGTAAACATGTTCAGCATTATCCTGCTGCTCTGGATATTATCACGCAAACGCGTGTGCAAGACTTCTGTCGATTGCACGAAACCTTTCAAGTCGCATTTCTCAGTGGGCCTTCTATACCCATACAGTCTCTCGATGCACTTCATGCGTGCTGGGAAGATCATAGAGCAAGTGGAGAAGAGGAAAGCTCATGTGATGTGTGTCTATCCAATTCCGGGCTAGAGAATCACGACAGGATGCTGTGGATCTCCCAGTGCTCCTTTGTGAAGGACTTGATTGCTTCGACTGAACATGCGGCAGCTATGTCTAGCAGAAAGATGAGAAAAGAAATAAAAATTGGAAAATACTGGGTTGTAAGCAAGAGACCGAACACAACTGGAGCTGCCCGTGTATGTTCATCTGGCTAG
- a CDS encoding predicted protein, whose amino-acid sequence MVRKRLDDRVRALLERSVVTGQRSMLVLVGDHGKDQVPNLHQILTKCSVQARPKVLWCYKKELGFSTHRKKRMKKLKRDKSRGLVGGEADQADNFELFVSQTDITWCYYKDSHRVLGTTVGVLVLQDFEALTPNLMARTIETVAGGGLVIFLLRTVKSLKQLYAMSMDVHARYRTESAGDLVPRFNERFILSLGKCPNCLVCDDELNVLPVSRKALNDLSPNAGWSKGDAGEVIVQDTPEQRDLKEIQEALLDTPHVGVLVELTKTLDQAKALLVFLEACSEKTLKSTVAMTAARGRGKSAAMGLCLAGAISLGYSTICVTAPEPENLVSVFDFLCRGLKALKYQEHMDYSVTYNSASGREQTKCITAINVHRSHRQVIQYVDPAETDKFTSAEIVAIDEAAAIPLPVVRALMSHPDRLTFLSSTINGYEGTGRALRGRHAEMQAASSAANSIVGAKSKKGEAKVHEQRWAAAAAAILEASEEIELLTPIRYAHGDSVEAWLNKLLCLDCGSASNLKLNGGAPAPGDCELYSVDRDALFSFHKLSEAFLQKVMGLYTSAHYKNSPNDLQMLSDAPAHSLFVLLSPSAEQDANSLPDVLTVVQVALEGRISRKAVEAQLARGHRSAGDLIPWTISQQFGDSKFAQLSGARIVRVAVHPSVQGMGYGSRAIELLYRFYNEEMVSLVNDEGNDDADSDAERNGEEESDNDEPTTSGIGILGENLRPRKELPPLLLPLTEVDMPRLDWVGTSFGLTLQLHKFWSRSGMRMLYLRQTKNELTGEHSSIMVRALPRRSGVDDSWLYAYLSDARRRFTTLFSGPFRHLDVRLALSVFDNMDVPSNTTEAKQRAGALAGTLTFKELDYFLTPYDLKRLELYGRNLCDHHLVMDLLPIIGRLYFTGRFGSDFNLSSVQAALFCGIGLQNKSVDILTRELGLPTNQVLAMFNKAVRKMSIALNSVVEEKEKESLLTGEKRSRIEESAEQMRHVSRQTLDEDAEQAGQEAIATLRANEMANHLPELAHDTEMLKYVVKGSDKQWEKVLQDKDKREKLLTMTT is encoded by the exons ATGGTTCGCAAACGCTTGGACGACCGGGTGCGTGCACTGTTGGAGCGCTCCGTCGTGACGGGCCAGCGATCCATGCTGGTCCTGGTCGGCGATCACGGCAAGGATCAAGTGCCCAATCTGCACCAAATATTGACGAAATGTTCCGTACAGGCCCGTCCCAAGGTGCTCTGGTGCTACAAAAAGGAACTCGGCTTTTCGACCCACCGCAAAAAGCGCATGAAGAAACTCAAACGCGACAAATCCCGGGGATTGGTGGGTGGGGAAGCCGACCAGGCCGATAACTTTGAACTCTTTGTCAGTCAAACCGACATTACCTGGTGTTATTACAAGGACAGTCACCGCGTGCTGGGAACCACCGTTGGTGTGCTCGTCTTGCAAGACTTTGAAGCCTTGACACCCAATCTCATGGCCCGTACCATCGAAACCGTGGCCGGCGGTGGCTTGGTCATTTTCTTGCTCCGGACGGTCAAGTCGCTCAAACAGTTGTACGCCATGAGTATGGACGTACACGCCCGGTACCGCACAGAGTCCGCTGGTGACCTGGTCCCACGCTTCAACGAGCGATTCATTTTGAGTTTGGGAAAATGTCCCAACTGCTTGGTGTGTGACGACGAACTCAACGTACTACCGGTGAGTCGCAAAGCACTGAACGACTTGTCGCCAAACGCCGGTTGGTCCAAGGGTGATGCCGGCGAGGTAATTGTGCAGGATACACCGGAGCAACGGGATTTGAAGGAAATTCAAGAAGCACTCCTGGATACACCCCACGTTGGTGTGCTAGTGGAGCTAACGAAAACACTGGATCAGGCCAAGGCCTTGTTGGTGTTTTTGGAAGCCTGTTCGGAAAAGACACTCAAATCGACGGTAGCCATGACGGCCGCTCGTGGTCGGGGAAAGTCGGCAGCCATGGGATTGTGTCTCGCTGGCGCCATTTCGCTGGGATACTCAACTATCTGTGTGACCGCCCCGGAACCGGAAAACTTGGTCAGCGTCTTTGACTTTCTATGCCGCGGTCTCAAGGCACTCAAATATCAAGAACACATGGACTATAGTGTAACGTACAATTCAGCCAGTGGTCGCGAACAGACCAAGTGTATCACGGCCATCAATGTACATCGTAGTCACCGGCAGGTGATCCAATACGTTGATCCAGCGGAAACGGACAAGTTTACGAGCGCCGAAATTGTGGCCATTGACGAAGCTGCAGCAATTCCGTTGCCCGTTGTGCGAGCTCTCATGAGCCACCCAGATCGCTTGACTTTTTTGAGTTCGACTATTAACGGATACGAAGGTACCGGTCGTGCTCTTA GAGGACGGCACGCCGAGATGCAGGCCGCCTCTTCCGCAGCAAACTCTATCGTTGGAgcaaaatcgaaaaagggCGAGGCCAAAGTTCATGAACAACGGTGGGCCGCAGCAGCGGCTGCAATTCTGGAAGCCAGCGAAG AAATCGAACTGCTGACGCCCATTCGATATGCACACGGCGATTCAGTCGAAGCATGGCTCAATAAGCTCCTTTGTTTGGACTGTGGATCAGCGTCTAACTTGAAACTGAACGGAGGGGCTCCTGCTCCAGGCGATTGTGAACTTTACAGCGTAGATCGTGACgctcttttttctttccaCAAGTTATCCGAAGCTTTCTTGCAGAAGGTCATGGGACTTTACACGAGTGCTCATTACAAGAATTCACCCAACGATTTGCAGATGCTCTCTGATGCTCCAGCTCATTCACTTTTTGTACTGCTTTCGCCGTCGGCTGAACAAGATGCAAATTCTCTCCCGGATGTTCTTACCGTTGTTCAAGTGGCCCTAGAAGGACGTATCTCTAGAAAGGCTGTCGAAGCGCAGCTTGCCCGAGGACATCGCTCGGCCGGCGATTTGATTCCTTGGACAATTTCTCAGCAATTTGGTGACTCTAAATTTGCTCAGTTGAGTGGAGCGCGAATTGTGCGTGTTGCTGTCCACCCTTCGGTGCAAGGAATGGGATACGGGTCCAGGGCGATCGAACTTCTTTACCGATTCTACAACGAAGAAATGGTTTCGCTCGTCAATGACGAAGGTAACGATGATGCTGATTCTGACGCAGAGCGcaatggagaagaagaaagcgaCAATGATGAGCCGACGACATCTGGAATTGGAATTTTGGGTGAAAACTTGAGGCCCCGCAAGGAACTTCCACCTCTTTTGCTTCCTTTGACCGAAGTGGATATGCCGAGACTTGATTGGGTTGGGACATCGTTTGGGCTAACTCTTCAACTTCACAAATTTTGGAGCCGTAGCGGAATGCGGATGCTATATTTGAGACAAACCAAGAATGAGCTTACGGGTGAACATTCATCCATTATGGTCCGTGCTCTACCAAGGCGAAGTGGTGTCGATGACTCTTGGCTTTACGCGTATCTGAGTGATGCTAGGCGACGATTCACCACTCTCTTTAGCGGGCCTTTTCGCCACTTGGACGTTAGGCTTGCTCTTTCCGTGTTCGATAATATGGATGTGCCAAGCAACACCACCGAAGCTAAGCAACGCGCAGGAGCTTTGGCAGGCACTCTTACCTTCAAGGAACTCGACTACTTCTTGACACCATATGACTTGAAGCGCCTTGAATTATACGGACGAAATTTATGTGATCATCACCTTGTAATGGATCTACTACCAATAATTGGGCGATTGTACTTCACTGGGCGTTTTGGATCTGACTTCAACTTATCTAGCGTCCAAGCCGCGCTCTTCTGTGGGATTGGACTACAGAACAAGAGCGTCGACATTTTGACGAGAGAGCTTGGTCTGCCAACCAATCAAGTCCTTGCAATGTTCAATAAAGCAGTGCGAAAAATGTCCATTGCCTTGAACTCTGTCGTTGaggagaaagagaaagagagTCTCTTAACTGGTGAGAAACGAAGCAGAATTGAAGAAAGTGCCGAACAGATGCGTCATGTTTCTCGGCAAACTTTGGATGAAGATGCCGAGCAAGCTGGCCAGGAAGCGATCGCAACGCTCAGGGCGAACGAGATGGCGAACCATCTACCGGAGCTTGCACACGATACTGAAATGCTGAAGTACGTCGTCAAGGGATCTGATAAACAGTGGGAAAAGGTCCTCCAAGACAAAGAT AAAAGAGAAAAATtgttgacgatgacgacatAG
- a CDS encoding predicted protein: LVKYDPVAAEKLLFRQPAKWVVRNFQIAFPIGWWAASVVWDYATGRSQPMRRARAQQLTQAVSDLGPAIIKGGQALASRPDLLPSEYLEELQKLQDDVPRFSNQFALQTVREELGRDFSEIFELVEQEPIAAASIGQVYKARLKANGEEVAIKIQRPGCEEIIALDLYVLRWWSGIYNGIFRLLNRDIDVQSIIDDFGELIYREIDYVAEAANAQRFNELYAGVKDVFVPKIYSDLTTSKVLTMEWVDGFRLTDRASLTRYNLDESKLVDTLVQCSLRQILENGFFHADPHAGNLLACPDGRLCYLDFGMMSYATKNQRNGFLLAVVHIVNRDWEKLVRLYVKLGFIPEGTDLKPIELALENALPDVLDADISELNFKNVINKLGDIMYRYPFSLPPFYIAIIRCLGVLEGLAIQVDPKARIIGEAYPYVASRVLTDPQDDLQEALKGLALTKDGHVRWDRLEGLLDEAKESSGYDVTLALDVLTDYLISEDGDNMLVELSEQIVNSADSLGAESIR, from the exons CTCGTCAAGTACGATCCGGTGGCCGCCGAGAAGCTGCTTTTTCGTCAGCCAGCCAAATGGGTTGTCCGAAATTTTCAGATCGCTTTTCCAATCGGCTGGTGGGCCGCCTCGGTAGTGTGGGACTACGCCACGGGCCGATCCCAACCGATGCGCCGGGCCCGTGCGCAACAGTTAACCCAGGCCGTTTCTGATTTGGGACCGGCCATTATTAAAGGTGGACAAGCACTGGCCTCACGTCCGGATTTGCTGCCCAGTGAATACTTGGAAGAATTGCAAAAACTACAGGACGATGTCCCGCGATTCTCTAACCAGTTTGCGCTCCAGACCGTACGAGAAGAGCTGGGACGGGACTTTTCGGAAATCTTTGAACTCGTGGAGCAGGAGCCAATTGCGGCGGCAAGCATAGGGCAAGTGTACAAAGCACGACTCAAGGCAAATGGAGAAGAGGTCGCTATCAAGATTCAACGCCCGGGATGCGAAGAGATTATTGCCTTGGATCTTTACGTACTGCGCTGGTGGTCCGGTATCTACAATGGTATCTTCCGCTTGCTAAACCGTGATATTGATGTACAATCAATCATTGATGACTTTGGCGAACTGATTTACCGAGAAATCGACTATGTGGCGGAAGCCGCCAACGCCCAGCGGTTTAACGAACTGTACGCGGGCGTCAAGGACGTGTTTGTGCCTAAAATCTACAGCGACTTGACCACATCTAAAGTCTTGACCATGGAATGGGTTGACGGCTTTCGTTTAACGGATCGGGCATCTTTGACGAGATACAATTTAGACGAATCAAAGCTGGTTGATACCCTGGTACAGTGCAGTTTGCGACAAATCCTTG AGAATGGCTTTTTCCATGCAGATCCCCACGCTG GAAACCTTTTGGCCTGCCCGGACGGCCGTTTGTGTTATTTAGACTTTGGCATGATGAGTTACGCTACGAAGAATCAACGCAATGGATTCCTGCTGGCAGTTGTTCACATTGTTAACCGTGACTGGGAAAAGCTCGTTCGCCTTTACGTCAAGCTGGGCTTCATTCCAGAAGGCACAGATCTTAAGCCCATCGAACTTGCGTTGGAAAACGCGTTACCAGATGTATTGGACGCCGACATCAGCGAGCTCAATTTTAAGAACGTCATTAATAAGCTTGGAGACATCATGTATCGATACCCCTTTTCACTGCCCCCATTCTATATCGCCATTATTCGGTGTCTCGGCGTCCTGGAAGGCTTGGCCATTCAAGTGGACCCTAAGGCACGCATTATTGGCGAAGCGTATCCGTACGTGGCGAGTCGCGTTTTGACCGATCCACAAGACGATCTACAGGAAGCACTGAAAGGACTAGCGTTGACGAAAGATGGCCATGTTCGATGGGATCGATTGGAGGGGTTGCTTGATGAAGCGAAGGAGTCATCAGGGTACGACGTCACGCTCGCTTTGGATGTGTTGACGGATTATTTGATTTCGGAAGATGGCGACAATATGCTGGTTGAGCTTTCCGAGCAGATCGTAAATTCTGCTGATAGTCTCGGTGCAGAAAGTATAAGA
- a CDS encoding predicted protein encodes MPSPSPEKSRSGQTEEERLREVLRAKRKSRRESKGDNGDRDAQHDTDRTKSQSPSEKIKSTDRESARSPENLDRSQPANSNGHAEPQSNTQRSRSPDHRRERRPSNDRPSLDRSRGSRDERRRPRRHHHRDNSRHGSNPSRGPPGSRAHDPYYPPRRGGGLAANGAPMRGPPPPHHWRGPPSSGPPASRHRHRDLAALDRYDDFGRRRPPSRRSRSRSVSRSSSGTSSGYSSRSRSRSHSRSRSRDRRPRRQRGGSSRNRRRSHNSSTTSDVEHATQVDNTYTKDQRTVFVTQLVQRTQERDLKKFFTRKGCKVNEVILLRDKRTGKHKGCAYVEMKRMEDVSIAVGLSAEVPDFQRFPVLVKASEAEKNYLANASTATSTAAQMGVPIKSAPLLGPDGKMLEAQKVYIGSLDPSVSQEHLFALFSQFGQLEKVTLQMDSNTGLSKGFAFLTFHDPKEANLAIQTMANQALAGRPMKTGWASQGSSIPGVEVVTSDEFPADASTRAQRAYQVLAQLTMGVPVASVGQAPGTSSFAAAAAVPGGASRIPTVAEARASLAGAVAMAPATPAVLVPTPAVAPLGSPDAKIVGNADTPTKNVLIRNMFDKDKETDPGWEKDIKEEFEDECSKYGTITSVTVMHMEPGGKIYASFDSVIGAQKCASSLAGRWFDKRQLRVDFVADKDLPKDD; translated from the exons ATGCCGAGTCCGTCCCCTGAAAAGTCACGCAGTGGTCAaaccgaagaagaacgcCTGCGTGAGGTGTTACGAGCGAAACGGAAGAGCCGCCGCGAAAGCAAGGGAGACAACGGCGACCGCGACGCTCAGCACGACACCGACCGAACGAAATCCCAGAGTCCATCGGAAAAGATCAAATCTACAGATCGGGAATCTGCCAGATCTCCTGAAAATCTTGATCGATCGCAACCAGCAAACTCGAATGGGCACGCGGAACCGCAATCGAACACTCAACGATCCCGTTCTCCCGATCACCGGCGTGAACGCCGTCCCAGCAACGACCGACCGTCCCTCGATCGCAGTCGCGGATCTCGCGACGAACgccgtcgtcctcgtcggcaCCATCATCGGGATAATTCCCGTCATGGAAGCAATCCTAGTCGCGGTCCTCCAGGGTCCCGGGCGCACGATCCATACTATCCACCGCGTAGGGGTGGAGGGCTTGCTGCCAACGGTGCGCCCATGCGGGGACCGCCTCCTCCACACCACTGGCGGGGTCCGCCTTCTTCGGGACCTCCAGCTTCCCGACATCGCCATCGGGATTTGGCCGCTTTGGATCGCTACGACGACtttggacgtcgtcggccACCGTCGCGGCGCTCACGCAGTCGGTCCGTCAGTCGCAGTAGTAGTGGAACGAGTAGCGGCTACTCGTCTCGCTCCCGATCGCGCAGTCACAGCCGCTCGCGCAGTCGCGATCGCCGTCCTCGTAGACAGCGTGGGGGGTCGTCGCGAAACCGTCGTCGTTCCCACA ACAGTTCGACGACTTCGGACGTGGAACACGCAACGCAAGTAGACAACACGTACACGAAAGATCAACGTACCGTCTTTGTCACGCAGTTGGTGCAACGCACGCAAGAACGGGATCTCAAAAAGTTTTTCACGCGCAAGGGCTGCAAAGTCAACGAAGTCATCTTGTTGCGCGACAAGCGTACCGGCAAGCACAAAGGGTGTGCTTACGTCGAGATGAAACGAATGGAGGATGTCTCAATTGCGGTGGGATTATCAGCGGAAGTTCCGGATTTTCAGCGATTCCCGGTGCTCGTCAAGGCCTcggaagccgaaaagaaTTATCTGGCCAACGCGAGTACGGCGACGTCGACGGCGGCGCAAATGGGAGTTCCCATCAAGTCGGCTCCTCTGCTTGGGCCCGACGGAAAAATGCTGGAAGCACAAAAGGTATATATTGGCagtttggatcccagtgtCTCTCAAGAGCATCTCTTTGCCCTGTTTAGTCAGTTTGGTCAACTCGAAAAAGTCACTTTGCAAATGGACTCTAACACGGGCCTATCCAAAGGTTTTGCCTTCTTGACCTTTCACGATCCCAAGGAAGCGAATCTGGCCATTCAAACCATGGCCAACCAAGCACTTGCGGGCCGTCCCATGAAGACAGGTTGGGCGAGTCAAGGATCTTCCATTCCGGGTGTTGAAGTAGTGACGTCGGACGAATTTCCCGCTGACGCAAGCACCCGAGCACAACGGGCCTATCAGGTGTTGGCGCAGTTGACCATGGGCGTTCCTGTTGCTTCCGTAGGTCAAGCACCAGGAACAAGCTCGTTCGCGGCTGCCGCTGCCGTACCCGGAGGTGCCTCGCGAATCCCTACAGTCGCGGAAGCCCGGGCGAGTCTAGCCGGAGCTGTTGCCATGGCACCGGCCACGCCTGCAGTGTTAGTGCCCACTCCGGCAGTGGCTCCTTTGGGATCACCGGACGCCAAGATTGTTGGCAATGCGGATACGCCCACCAAGAATGTTTTGATCCGTAACATGTTTGACAAGGACAAAGAAACGGATCCTGGTTGGGAAAAGGACATCAAGGAAGAGTTTGAAGATGAGTGTTCCAAGTATGGGACGATCACGTCCGTGACGGTTATGCATATGGAGCCGGGTGGTAAGATTTACGCTTCATTTGATTCCGTCATCGGAGCTCAAAAATGTGCTTCCAGTTTAGCAGGTCGGTGGTTCGACAAGCGCCAATTGCGCGTGGATTTTGTCGCTGACAAAGATTTACCGAAGGACGACTAG